CGCTGCCGCTCGATGCCCAGGTCACACGCGGGTTGGCGAGGTTCGCCCCGGCTGCATCACTTTGCTGACCGTCGCTTGCGAAACGGCCTCGTGCGGGAAACGCGTAGATCTTGGCGGGCCCGCGATTGAGACTTGCCATCGTCCGGATCCTTTCGGGTCGCGCAAGCGGCTATCTTTTGAGTCGCTTGCGCCTTGGACGAATATAAGCTCTTTGCTCCCGAATTGATCCGTCTGCCTCTCAAAAAATCAGCAATTGGCTACATTATAGGCGGACCAGCCTCTGCTTACGGGGAAAGCAATTTCCCAATGGCGGAATACCGGCCTATCGCAACATTGCTGCCTAAAAAGGCATCGCCCTCTGGACTGGCACGTTAAATGCTTGCTAACGCCTGCCGGCGGCCGGGCGCGAGCCGGCAACTGAGCACGCATCAGCTTCCCTACACGTCGCGTCATCAGGAATGAGACACCAATGACAAAGTACAAGCTCGAGTACATTTGGCTCGATGGCTATACGCCGGTCCCGAATCTGCGTGGTAAAACCCAGATCAAGGAGTTCGACTATTTCCCGACGCTTGAGCAATTGCCGCTCTGGGGCTTCGACGGCTCCTCGACCCAGCAGGCCGAAGGCCACAGCTCCGATTGCGTGCTGAAGCCCGTCGCCATTTATCCGGACGGTGCGCGCAAAAATGGCGCACTGGTGATGTGCGAAGTGATGATGCCGGACGGCGTCACCCCGCATTCCACGAACAAGCGCGCCACCATCCTGGACGACGCGGATGCATGGTTCGGCTTCGAGCAGGAATATTTCTTCTACAAGGACGGCCGCCCGCTCGGCTTCCCGACGGAAGGTTACCCGGCTCCGCAGGGTCCCTACTATACCGGCGTCGGCTACAAGAATGTCGGCTCGATCGCACGCGAGCTGGTGGAAGAACATCTCGAACTCTGCCTTGCGGCCGGCATCAACCACGAAGGCATCAACGCCGAAGTGGCGAAGGGCCAGTGGGAATTCCAGATTTTCGGCAAGGGCTCGCGCACTGCGGCCGACCAGATGTGGATCGCCCGCTATCTGATGATGCGCCTTTGCGAGAAGCACGGCATCGACATCGAATGGCACTGCAAGCCGCTCGGCGATACCGACTGGAACGGCTCGGGCATGCACTCGAACTTCTCGACCAAGTATATGCGTGAAGTCGGCGGCAAGGACTATTTCGAAGCGCTGATGAAGCAGTTCGAAAAGAACCTCGAAGACCACATCGCCGTGTATGGCCCGGACAACCATATGCGCCTGACCGGCAAGCACGAAACGGCTCCGTGGAACAAGTTCAGCTACGGCGTGGCTGATCGCGGCGCCTCGATCCGTGTTCCGCATAGCTTCGTCAACAACGGCTACAAGGGCTATCTCGAAGACCGCCGCCCGAACTCGCAGGGCGACCCCTACCAGATCGCTTCGCAGATCCTGAAGACGATCTCGGAAGTGCCGACCGGCGCCAAAGCTGCCGCGGCGTAAGACAACAACAAAGGCATGAGGCCAGCCTCATGCCTTTTTTCTTTTTGGCGTGGGTCATCCTTCTCATGGACCGCGTCACCGATGTTCGGCGTCGGTCCTTGATGTTGCGCCATTGAGGACGATGTCGCGGGGGAGGCACTTGGTCGTCCCTCCCCCGCCCTTCGCAGCAAAATCCCGATCCTCATTGTCGATGCGTCCGCCGCAGGCGTTCGCACCTCATGCACCATGCCGCGGGCACGCGCTTGGCGACCCATGCCAATTCCGGTAAGCACCCCGGTACGCTTCTGATCCGGGATCTGACGATGACACGGCATGGCTTCGCGGCGACGGCATTCGCCATCATCACGCTTTTTGCGTTGCCCGCAGCGGCGCAACGCGCGACCGGCATGTTGCTGGAAGACGCCGGCTTCAAGATGCGGGAGGCGAATACGCCGGAGAAGATGGAGCGGCTGCGATCGCTCACACCGCACAAGCTGATCGCCCGCCAGAAGAACGGTGTTCCGTATTATCTCTATGCCGACCCCGATGACTGCAAATGCCTGTTCATCGGCGACAAGATCGCATTCGAGAATTATCGGGCCATGCCAGCTCAACCATTACAGCCGTATGACGTTGGACGCGGGAGCAATCCGGTCGTCTCTGACATGGTCGACGAGATGGACAGAGATGGTTCGCTGGACCAGGACGACATGATCGACCCAGGTTCCTAGCCGGAACGGGCGACAAAATCGCCGCGCCGGCCAATCAAAGCCTTGCGCGGATGGAGAAATGCGTATCCACTCCTGCCATGGGCCGGGCGGCAGGTATTTCCAGTGGAACTGAAAATGCCTTGGTTGCGGGGGAGCCTCAACGCGTCTCCCAGCGCCCTTATCCGATCGTCCTGATCAAGCCATCGCATTACGATTCCGACGGCTATGTCATTCAATGGTGGCGTTCGACAATACCGTCGAACAGCCTGGCCAGCGTCTATGGGTTGCTGCGCGAATGCGCCGATGCGCAGGTGCTCGGTCCCGACACTGCTATCGAAATCGACGCCTATGACGAATGCAACACCGTCATCGATATCAAGGGCATTGTGCGGCGCATCCAAAAGGCCGGCGGCGGCTTCGTCGCGCTGGTGGGGGTGCAATCCAATCAATATCCGCGCGCGCTTGATCTGACGCGCATCTTCCGCAAGCAGAATATTCCGGTCGTCATCGGCGGCTTCCATGTCAGCGGCGTTATCTCGATGCTGCCGAAGCTGACACCGGAATTGCAGGAAGCGCTCGACCTCGGCGCTGTCCTCTATGCCGGCGAAAGCGAAGGCCGGATGGTGGAATTCCTGCGCGACATGGCGTCCGGCCAGGCAAAGCCCATCTACAATCACCTGAAAGACACGCCGGATATGACGGCGGCGACCTTTCCCGTGCTGCCTCGCAAGGTCGTCACTCGCGTCGCCGGCCATTACGCCAGCTTCGATGCCGGCCGCGGCTGTCCGTTCCAGTGCAGCTTCTGCACCATTATCAACGTTCAAGGGCGCAAGTCGCGCTACCGCACCGCCGACGATATCGAAGGCATCGTGCGTGCGAACGCCAAACAGGACATCACCCGCTTCTTCATCACCGACGACAATTACGCGCGCAACAAGAACTGGGAGCCGATCCTCGACCGGCTGATTGAATTGCGCGAGAAGGAAGGCTTCAAGATCAGGTTACTGCTGCAGGTCGACACGCTGTGTCACAAGATCCCGGGCTTCATCGAGAAAGCTGCGCGGGCCGGTTGCACCGCCGTGTTCATCGGCCTTGAAAATATCAACCCGCAATCGCTGGCCGGCGCCAAGAAGCGCCAGAACAAGATCTGGGAATATCAGGAGATGTTTCATGCCTGGCGCAAAGCCAAGGTCATGACTTTCGCCGGATATATTCTCGGCTTCCCGACCGACACACCGGAATCGATCGCGCGCGATATCGAGATCATCAAGAAAGAATTGCCGGTCGATATTCTCGAATTCTTCTATCTGACGCCGCTGCCCGGTTCGGAGGACCACAAGGTCCTGCACATGAAGGGGATTCCTGTCGATCCGGATCTAAACAAATACGATCTCGAACACGCCTGCACCGCGCATCCGATCATGTCGAAAGAAACCTGGGAGCAGGTCTATCGCGATGCCTGGACGCGCTATTACAGCGACGAGCATGTCGAGACGATCATGCGCAGAGCCGCCGCAACGGGTCTCAACAAGACCAAGGTGATCGACGGCATCACATTGTTCTCGGGCTCGTCGCGGATCGAGGGCGTGCATCCGCTGCAATTCGGCTTCGTGCGCCGCAAGATCAGGACGCAGCGGCGCTACGGCCTGCCCATCGTCAATCCCTTGATCTTCTATCCGTGGCGCGCCTACGATTTCACCCGGACGGCGGTGCGGTGGATCAAGCTGGTGCGGAAATATCGCGCGATCATGAAAAAGGTTTACGCCGATCCGGACGTCACGTCTTACACCGACCACGCGATGGACCCGCCGGCCGGACATAACGCGCCGATGTCGGATTTCGTGAAGGCTTATGCGGATAAAATACCGCAGACCCACGGGGCGCCTGTCCGCGAATCCGCATTGGGTTGATGCGCATTCAGGTTTGATGGTCACCGACCGACGAGTGCCTATAGACGCCGCGTGTAAAATTGGACACCCGCGATTATGCGCTACGGCATAGCTTGCACAGCGGCATCCGTCTGAGACGCCGTCGACCGAAGGGCGGTCCGAAATACCCGACTGGTGCTGGTTCTCTGTTTTTTATATAATGGGCGGCTTGTTCTGCCTTTTCCCGTGCGGTGCTCTGCTTCGATCAGGGTGGACGCAATGACGAATTTCAAAGTTCAAGAATTTGGCTGCGTCATCGCCGCAATTCTTTTCACTCTGGTGGCGCTGACGCAGGTTGCTACGGCGCGCACCGCGCTTGTCATCGGCAACGGCGCCTATCCGAAGGCAGCTCTCGCCAATCCCAGAAACGATGCCTCGGACATCGCGGACGCTTTGCGCAATGCAGGATTTGATGTCGACCTGAGACTCGATGCCCGCCGGCGCGACATGCAGGACGCGATCGCGAGATTTGGCACGCGCCTGAAGTCGAAAGGCGGCGTGGGCCTGTTTTATTTCGCCGGTCATGGCGTCCAATTTGGCGGCGAAAACTATCTCTTGCCCATCGACGCAGATATCACAGCCGCGGAGGATTTCCAGCGTGTTGGTATCAGCGCGGCTGAAGCCGTCGACGCGATGGCCAAGGGCCGCAACGAACTCAGTATCGTCATCCTCGATGCCTGCCGCGACAATCCATTTCCAGCCGACGGCGGCACACGGGGCCTGTCACGGATCGATAGTGGCTCCAGTTTGTTCGTGTCGTTTTCGACGTCGCCTGGCGCAGTCGCGCTCGATGGCTCCGGACGCAACAGCCCCTATACCAAACATCTGGTGCAGGCGATCGGTACACCGGAGCTGTCGATCGAAGATACATTCAAGCGCACGCTCAAAGGCGTTTACACCGAAACCAAAGGCGAGCAGACGCCCTGGCTTTCGTCCTCGTTCTTCGGCGATTTCATCTTTCGTCCGGCCGGCCCGAAGACTGCCGCGCTGGCACCGACGCCGAAAGCTTCACCACTGGATTCCTTTGAAGCGGATGCGCAGAAAATGCCCTCGCTGGCCGGCGTCTATCGCTCGACCGGTACCTACCCCGACGGCACAGCTTATACCGGTATGACCGCGATCACACCGGCTGAGGATCAACTCAGATTCACTTGGTGGGTCGGCGGCAAGGTCTATGAAGGGTTCGGTCGCTGGGCCGGCCGCATGCTGGTCGTGGAGTTGAGCGACAACCAGCGCATCGTTTATACGTTTCCAGGCGGCGAAAAAATCGAGGGGGAATGGGCGGACGGCACGGCGACCGACAAGCTCGAACGCGCAGCGCGGGCGGCCGCCCGGCCGATGCCATCGCCGCAAGGACGCTACAACGTTGTCGGCAAGGATCGTGGCAATTCCTATACCGGCTCACTCACCATCACACGCGACGGCGGCAACTTCCTGTTCACCTGGAATGTCCGCGGCACGGTTTTCCGCGGCACCGGGACACGCGATGGCAACCTGATCACGGTCGATTGGGGCAGCGCCACGCCCATCATCTATGCGCTGACCGATGACGGCTATATGATCGCAATCTATGCCGGTGGCCGTTCGCTGGAAGTCGCGCGGCGCAAGTAGCGCAGCGGCGTGGATTGCAGCGTTCACTTCAATCGCGCTAATGCTGGCGGCATGACCGAAAGCAAGAATACCGGCCCCCTCGCCGGCATCCGCATCCTCGATCTGACCAGCGTCATCCTCGGCCCCTACGCGACGCAGATCCTCGCCGATTTCGGCGCCGACGTGATCAAGGTAGAAGCGCCGTCGGGCGACATCATGCGCCATGTCGGCCCCATGCGACATCCGGGCATGGGCCACATCTATCTCAACCTCAATCGCAACAAGCGCAGCATCGCGCTCGACCTGAAACAGCCGAAGGCACGCGATGCCTTGCGCAAGCTCGCGGCCACCGCCGACGTGTTCGTCAGCAATGTGCGGCCGGCGGCGATGGCGCGGCTCGGCCTTGGCTATGAGGACATTCGCGCCGTCAATCCACGCATCGTCTATGCCAGCGCCACCGGCTATGGCGCCGGCGGACGCTATGCCGGCAAGCCCGCTTACGACGATCTCATCCAGGGGCTGACCGGCATCGCCGCGATCTCGCGCGATGCCTGGGGCGGCGAACCGCATTACATGCCGACCGCCATCGCCGACCGCACCGTCGGCCTTTATCTGGCCAACGCGATTTCTGCCGCGCTCTTTCATCGCGAGCGGACCGGTGAAGGCCAGGCGATCGAAATTCCGATGTTCGAAGTCTTCGCCGAATATCTGCTCGGAGATCATCTTGCCGGCCTGACCTTCGATCCGCCGGAAGGCCCGCAATACTATCCGCGGCTCGTGTCGAAACATCGCCGTCCCTATGCGACGGCGGACGGACATGTCTGCGCGCTCGTTTACACCGACACGCACTGGAAGAATTTCTTCCGCGCCATCGATCGCGAATACTTGCTGCAGGACGAGCGCTTCGCAACGCACGGCAATCGCGCCGCGCATATCGATGAGGTCTACCAATTCGTCGCCGACACTTTGAAAACCCGCACCACCGCCGACTGGGTGGCCTTGCTCGATGCCGCGGATATTCCCGTCACTCCGCTGAACAACATCGCGAGCCTGCTCGACGATCCGCATCTCACCGAATCCGGCTTCTTCCGCTTCATCGATCATCCGACCGAGGGGCGCCTGCGCGTCACGCAGGTGCCGGGCTCATGGTCGGGCTCCTCGCCATCGATCCGCAACCTTGCGCCGCCGCTTGGCGAACATACGAAAGACGTGCTGCGGGACGCGGGATTTTCCGATGAGGAGATTGCAGATATTGTTGCAGGGAGCAACACGTCTGCCGGGTGATCACGCTCGACGTTAGGGTCGTCTGCCCGGAGCAACAAATGGATTGGTCTCCGGCCCTTCCTTGGAATTTTTGTCGAAACACTGATCGAGACGTTCAAGTCCTACAGCACTTCCATCCAACGGCAATCGCAGTGTCGCGCCTTCTCCCCGCACCTCAAGCGCATTGGCCATCCGCAGCCGCTCATTGAACGGGCGATCGGCCAGCGCGATGGTGACGGATTTCGATTCCGCCAATGCTTTTGCATCGACGGATTGAGACCCTGCCGCGAGCTTGACCGAATAGGCCTTGCCGCGATCGAGCTTCCACTTCGGCGAATCGATGGACAGCAGCAGCCCGTCAGGATTACGCACGAATGCGATGCCCAAGCCGGTAGCCGTTCGTGTCATCGTGCAATTCTCGAACTTGTCGGCCTTGTAGGTTGTCGCAATCGTCCAAGGACCAACAACGACGGTCTGGGTGTCGAGCGATTGTTGGGCGAGCACCGGATTGGTCAGCATCGCGATACCAACACATGCAAGGATGCTTCGCATCATCGCCTCCGTGTGACCATGCAATGCTGGATTGAACGCTTGACGTGAATGACACGGTTTAACGCTGGCGCAGGAAAACGGTTCCGTCACAGCTTTCGGACGTGTTGCCTGCACAAATTTTAATTGGCAGCCCGCCTTGTTAATTGGCGGCCGCCTTGGCGTCGATCCCCATACCGATTACGAACCGCTGGCCGCGAGTCGCACATGGCGAGTCAAGACGCTGTCAGAAGATAAATGACTCGCCTTCAGGGGGCAGAATCGCGATTCATAAAGATCAATCTGATCGGAACGGGATCCGTCATGCTGCCGCTCTCAAAACCGCTTTTCGCTCAGCAG
The genomic region above belongs to Pseudorhodoplanes sinuspersici and contains:
- a CDS encoding DUF2735 domain-containing protein, whose translation is MASLNRGPAKIYAFPARGRFASDGQQSDAAGANLANPRVTWASSGSGWYHEEAIREAEQQRKN
- a CDS encoding glutamine synthetase beta-grasp domain-containing protein — protein: MTKYKLEYIWLDGYTPVPNLRGKTQIKEFDYFPTLEQLPLWGFDGSSTQQAEGHSSDCVLKPVAIYPDGARKNGALVMCEVMMPDGVTPHSTNKRATILDDADAWFGFEQEYFFYKDGRPLGFPTEGYPAPQGPYYTGVGYKNVGSIARELVEEHLELCLAAGINHEGINAEVAKGQWEFQIFGKGSRTAADQMWIARYLMMRLCEKHGIDIEWHCKPLGDTDWNGSGMHSNFSTKYMREVGGKDYFEALMKQFEKNLEDHIAVYGPDNHMRLTGKHETAPWNKFSYGVADRGASIRVPHSFVNNGYKGYLEDRRPNSQGDPYQIASQILKTISEVPTGAKAAAA
- a CDS encoding B12-binding domain-containing radical SAM protein encodes the protein MVAGEPQRVSQRPYPIVLIKPSHYDSDGYVIQWWRSTIPSNSLASVYGLLRECADAQVLGPDTAIEIDAYDECNTVIDIKGIVRRIQKAGGGFVALVGVQSNQYPRALDLTRIFRKQNIPVVIGGFHVSGVISMLPKLTPELQEALDLGAVLYAGESEGRMVEFLRDMASGQAKPIYNHLKDTPDMTAATFPVLPRKVVTRVAGHYASFDAGRGCPFQCSFCTIINVQGRKSRYRTADDIEGIVRANAKQDITRFFITDDNYARNKNWEPILDRLIELREKEGFKIRLLLQVDTLCHKIPGFIEKAARAGCTAVFIGLENINPQSLAGAKKRQNKIWEYQEMFHAWRKAKVMTFAGYILGFPTDTPESIARDIEIIKKELPVDILEFFYLTPLPGSEDHKVLHMKGIPVDPDLNKYDLEHACTAHPIMSKETWEQVYRDAWTRYYSDEHVETIMRRAAATGLNKTKVIDGITLFSGSSRIEGVHPLQFGFVRRKIRTQRRYGLPIVNPLIFYPWRAYDFTRTAVRWIKLVRKYRAIMKKVYADPDVTSYTDHAMDPPAGHNAPMSDFVKAYADKIPQTHGAPVRESALG
- a CDS encoding caspase family protein, which produces MTNFKVQEFGCVIAAILFTLVALTQVATARTALVIGNGAYPKAALANPRNDASDIADALRNAGFDVDLRLDARRRDMQDAIARFGTRLKSKGGVGLFYFAGHGVQFGGENYLLPIDADITAAEDFQRVGISAAEAVDAMAKGRNELSIVILDACRDNPFPADGGTRGLSRIDSGSSLFVSFSTSPGAVALDGSGRNSPYTKHLVQAIGTPELSIEDTFKRTLKGVYTETKGEQTPWLSSSFFGDFIFRPAGPKTAALAPTPKASPLDSFEADAQKMPSLAGVYRSTGTYPDGTAYTGMTAITPAEDQLRFTWWVGGKVYEGFGRWAGRMLVVELSDNQRIVYTFPGGEKIEGEWADGTATDKLERAARAAARPMPSPQGRYNVVGKDRGNSYTGSLTITRDGGNFLFTWNVRGTVFRGTGTRDGNLITVDWGSATPIIYALTDDGYMIAIYAGGRSLEVARRK
- a CDS encoding CaiB/BaiF CoA transferase family protein, whose protein sequence is MTESKNTGPLAGIRILDLTSVILGPYATQILADFGADVIKVEAPSGDIMRHVGPMRHPGMGHIYLNLNRNKRSIALDLKQPKARDALRKLAATADVFVSNVRPAAMARLGLGYEDIRAVNPRIVYASATGYGAGGRYAGKPAYDDLIQGLTGIAAISRDAWGGEPHYMPTAIADRTVGLYLANAISAALFHRERTGEGQAIEIPMFEVFAEYLLGDHLAGLTFDPPEGPQYYPRLVSKHRRPYATADGHVCALVYTDTHWKNFFRAIDREYLLQDERFATHGNRAAHIDEVYQFVADTLKTRTTADWVALLDAADIPVTPLNNIASLLDDPHLTESGFFRFIDHPTEGRLRVTQVPGSWSGSSPSIRNLAPPLGEHTKDVLRDAGFSDEEIADIVAGSNTSAG